Proteins encoded in a region of the Vibrio sp. CB1-14 genome:
- the lptD gene encoding LPS assembly protein LptD → MSRFSRTYLAASIGAALLASYANAEETSKNSGQSMPPAEQCSVDTAQSSDSNQEPINIEADSLEAINGERATYKGDVVVVQGNKTITADSVTLHQDDNVVVAEGNVTIDDGQFNAVSDKITNDLNKDVITAENTQYKMLCGGGRGDAVYISKTGKSLYQINDGSITTCPEDDNSWRFLADDIRVDQDNEVATLYGSRVEVKDVPIFYMPYMTMPTSNKRKTGVLFPSLSLGSKNGLELQIPVYWNLAPNYDLLTTFHYMQTRGLQLKGDFRYLTSTSSGELKGEYLADDQKYPEKDQRWAFQYKNNSNFGQHWKLDVDYSQVSDNDYFQDLDSSIGSRSEGQLSQKGTVAYREQFWDAAITVQDFQILVDDTKPYRLMPQFEFNYYRPEIYQNLNFDLVSSISRFETDDEKKPSATRVHVEPGITLPLSNTWGTWTTEARYLLTQYNQEIDNLNIADVGPLEEKVTRALPEFRTHAGMVFERDTASINGYTQTLEPQVQYLYVPEVDQSNIFNYDTTLLQTDYYGLFRSRRFSGVDKVAAANQISYGATSRFYDGGQKERLAISFGQIYYLDPASKNPNSATDNESSNYSSWAIETDFNYNDRVFYHGGIQYDIDSSSVSLANSAVEYRVEDDFIQANYRYVTKEYIESINSYSNDELSKLTRNGINQVGLLGGYQINRNWIATGQYYYDMTERVSIEWLAKLEYQSDCWYFGVDYSRQLRSWESGIVGIGGANFEDNIRFSFGITGLGGSSRAPEPPNGNALKYGRPFILNQ, encoded by the coding sequence TTGATACTGCACAAAGTTCAGACTCCAATCAAGAGCCAATCAATATTGAGGCCGACTCTCTGGAGGCCATCAATGGCGAGCGTGCAACCTACAAAGGCGACGTGGTGGTTGTCCAAGGTAATAAAACCATTACTGCTGACAGCGTGACGCTCCACCAAGACGACAACGTCGTCGTCGCTGAAGGCAATGTCACCATTGACGATGGCCAGTTTAATGCCGTATCTGACAAAATCACTAACGATTTAAATAAAGATGTCATTACTGCTGAAAACACGCAGTATAAAATGTTGTGTGGGGGTGGACGCGGCGATGCTGTGTACATTTCAAAAACGGGCAAGTCGCTCTATCAAATCAACGATGGCTCGATCACCACTTGTCCAGAAGATGACAATTCATGGCGCTTTCTAGCCGATGACATTCGAGTCGATCAAGACAATGAAGTAGCTACCCTTTACGGGAGTCGTGTGGAAGTAAAAGATGTCCCGATCTTCTACATGCCTTATATGACGATGCCTACCAGTAACAAGCGAAAAACCGGTGTCCTATTCCCGTCACTTTCACTAGGCTCAAAAAACGGCCTGGAGCTACAGATCCCAGTTTACTGGAACCTAGCCCCTAACTACGACTTGCTTACCACTTTCCACTACATGCAAACGCGTGGCTTGCAACTAAAAGGGGATTTTCGCTATCTGACCTCAACCAGTAGTGGTGAATTGAAAGGCGAGTACCTTGCTGACGACCAAAAATACCCTGAAAAAGATCAGCGCTGGGCATTCCAATACAAAAATAACAGTAATTTTGGTCAGCACTGGAAATTGGATGTCGATTACTCTCAGGTAAGTGATAACGACTACTTCCAAGATCTCGATTCTAGCATCGGTAGCCGCTCAGAAGGTCAACTGTCGCAAAAAGGGACTGTTGCCTATCGCGAGCAGTTCTGGGATGCAGCGATCACGGTTCAAGACTTCCAAATTCTGGTTGATGATACTAAGCCTTACCGCTTAATGCCGCAGTTTGAATTTAACTACTACCGCCCTGAAATTTATCAAAACCTGAACTTTGATTTGGTCAGCAGTATCTCTCGCTTTGAGACCGACGATGAGAAAAAGCCTTCGGCGACTCGTGTTCACGTGGAGCCTGGCATCACTCTGCCTCTTTCAAATACTTGGGGTACTTGGACAACCGAAGCTCGCTACCTCTTAACGCAATATAATCAAGAAATTGACAACCTAAACATCGCTGATGTCGGTCCGTTGGAAGAGAAAGTCACTCGTGCATTGCCAGAGTTTCGCACTCATGCGGGCATGGTGTTTGAGCGCGATACCGCCTCTATTAATGGTTACACACAAACCCTAGAGCCGCAGGTTCAATACTTGTACGTGCCAGAAGTTGATCAAAGTAATATCTTTAATTACGACACCACTTTATTGCAAACCGATTACTACGGCCTGTTCCGTAGCCGCCGTTTCAGTGGCGTGGACAAAGTCGCAGCAGCCAACCAAATTAGCTACGGTGCGACGTCGCGTTTTTACGATGGTGGACAAAAAGAACGTCTAGCAATCTCATTTGGTCAAATTTACTACCTTGATCCGGCAAGTAAAAACCCAAATAGCGCCACCGACAATGAGTCTTCAAACTACTCATCATGGGCAATTGAGACCGATTTTAACTACAACGATCGCGTGTTCTACCATGGCGGGATTCAATATGATATTGATTCATCTTCGGTATCACTCGCCAATAGTGCAGTCGAGTATCGGGTCGAAGACGACTTCATCCAAGCCAACTATCGCTACGTGACCAAAGAGTACATCGAAAGTATTAACAGCTATAGCAACGATGAACTGTCAAAGTTAACACGTAACGGTATAAACCAAGTTGGCCTTTTAGGTGGTTATCAAATTAACCGCAACTGGATCGCAACTGGTCAGTATTACTATGACATGACCGAGCGCGTATCCATTGAATGGCTGGCCAAATTAGAGTATCAATCGGATTGTTGGTATTTTGGTGTCGACTACAGCCGCCAACTTCGTAGCTGGGAGTCTGGTATTGTGGGTATTGGCGGCGCTAACTTCGAAGACAACATTCGATTTAGCTTTGGTATCACAGGTCTTGGTGGCAGCTCACGTGCCCCTGAGCCACCAAATGGTAACGCGCTGAAATACGGCAGACCGTTTATACTTAACCAATAA
- the surA gene encoding peptidylprolyl isomerase SurA has product MSFQAAAEPVELDRVRVIVNDGVILQSDIDSATKTLTANARKNNQELPSDDILLEQILDKLILEKLQLQEAERIGVRIDDNRLSQALGDIAANNEQTQEQLRQTVAEEGLSWEAFREQIRDEIAASEARNAMVRQRINILPAEVDNLSELLAKESDATVTYKIRHIQLRFNDGEDKSVQEKQAETIIERLNGGEDFATMAYTFSKGPKALEGGDWGWMRKEEMPTIFADQINMQTKGTIIGPFRSGVGFHILKIEDVKGLETVSVTEVNARHILIKPTVILSDEGVKRQLNTIIQKVQSGEASFAEMAEQFSQDPGSAVQGGELGYQTPELYVPEFKHQVETLPVKQISEPFKTVHGWHIVEVLDRRDVDKTGSAMQNRAYRILFNRKFNEEASAWIQELRASAFVEMVEDEENATN; this is encoded by the coding sequence ATGTCGTTTCAAGCAGCAGCGGAGCCCGTTGAGCTTGACCGTGTTAGAGTCATTGTTAACGATGGCGTGATTTTGCAAAGTGATATCGACTCAGCTACCAAAACCCTCACAGCTAACGCGCGTAAGAACAACCAAGAGCTGCCTTCAGACGATATTTTGCTAGAACAGATCTTAGATAAACTGATCCTAGAAAAACTGCAGCTTCAAGAAGCTGAGCGTATCGGTGTTCGTATCGACGATAACCGCTTGTCACAAGCCCTTGGCGATATCGCAGCGAACAACGAGCAAACCCAAGAGCAGCTTCGTCAAACGGTCGCCGAAGAAGGCCTATCATGGGAAGCATTTCGCGAGCAAATTCGTGATGAAATTGCTGCCAGTGAAGCACGTAATGCTATGGTAAGACAGCGCATCAACATTCTTCCTGCAGAGGTTGATAACCTTTCTGAGCTGCTCGCGAAAGAAAGTGACGCGACAGTGACTTACAAGATCCGCCACATTCAGCTTCGCTTTAACGATGGTGAAGATAAGAGCGTTCAAGAGAAGCAAGCAGAAACCATTATCGAACGACTAAACGGCGGTGAAGACTTCGCAACCATGGCCTATACCTTCTCGAAAGGTCCAAAAGCACTAGAAGGTGGTGATTGGGGCTGGATGCGTAAAGAGGAAATGCCAACTATCTTTGCTGACCAAATCAACATGCAGACCAAAGGAACCATCATTGGTCCATTTCGTAGCGGCGTTGGTTTTCACATCCTGAAAATCGAAGACGTGAAAGGTCTAGAAACCGTCTCTGTGACTGAAGTAAATGCCCGTCATATTCTGATCAAGCCAACGGTTATCCTTAGTGATGAGGGCGTGAAACGTCAGCTCAACACCATTATTCAAAAAGTTCAATCTGGTGAAGCGAGCTTTGCCGAAATGGCTGAACAGTTCAGCCAAGATCCAGGCTCAGCAGTACAAGGTGGTGAACTCGGCTATCAAACCCCAGAGCTTTATGTGCCTGAATTTAAGCACCAAGTGGAAACCCTACCGGTTAAACAGATCAGTGAACCATTTAAAACCGTTCACGGCTGGCACATTGTAGAAGTTCTGGATCGCCGCGATGTCGACAAAACAGGTTCTGCGATGCAAAACCGTGCATACCGTATCCTATTTAACCGTAAGTTTAATGAAGAAGCATCAGCATGGATCCAAGAACTTCGTGCGAGTGCCTTTGTAGAGATGGTTGAGGACGAAGAGAATGCAACCAATTAA
- the pdxA gene encoding 4-hydroxythreonine-4-phosphate dehydrogenase PdxA: protein MQPIKRIIVTAGEPAGIGPDLAVALSQKSWPHQVVICADKSLIANRAKQLGINVELVDFDEQNFDSQQQGRLVILHEPLSVPAKAGVLDERNGQYVLNTLEKAAKGCMNGQFDAIVTGPVHKGVINRAGVSFSGHTEFFAEVSNTPLVVMMLATEGLRTALVTTHLPLTEVPNAITEDRVTRIVDILHHDLVTKFGIKTPNIYVCGLNPHAGEDGCLGMEEIETITPTLEKLRTEKNYQLVGPLPADTIFNDKYLREADAVLGMYHDQVLPVLKYKGFGRSVNITLGLPFIRTSVDHGTAIDLAGTGQADFGSFETALAYAIDLVESRQ, encoded by the coding sequence ATGCAACCAATTAAGCGCATTATCGTTACCGCCGGTGAGCCGGCGGGCATCGGCCCCGATTTGGCGGTAGCTTTGTCGCAAAAATCATGGCCACATCAAGTGGTCATTTGCGCAGATAAGTCACTGATAGCGAATCGAGCTAAGCAACTTGGTATCAACGTCGAACTGGTTGACTTCGACGAGCAGAACTTTGATTCCCAACAGCAAGGGCGCCTGGTCATTCTCCATGAACCGTTATCCGTTCCTGCAAAAGCTGGCGTTCTGGATGAAAGAAACGGTCAGTACGTACTAAATACCCTAGAAAAAGCCGCAAAAGGCTGTATGAATGGTCAATTTGATGCTATTGTCACCGGCCCTGTGCACAAAGGGGTGATCAATCGCGCTGGCGTTAGCTTCAGTGGCCATACTGAGTTCTTTGCTGAGGTATCCAATACACCACTTGTGGTGATGATGCTAGCAACGGAAGGGTTAAGAACGGCACTGGTTACAACACACCTTCCTTTAACGGAGGTGCCTAATGCCATCACCGAGGATCGCGTAACGCGAATCGTCGACATACTGCATCACGATTTGGTCACCAAGTTTGGCATCAAAACGCCAAACATCTATGTCTGCGGCCTAAACCCTCACGCGGGTGAAGATGGCTGCCTAGGTATGGAAGAGATTGAAACCATCACTCCTACCCTAGAGAAACTTCGCACAGAGAAAAATTATCAGCTTGTTGGCCCACTACCCGCCGACACGATATTTAATGACAAATACTTACGCGAAGCAGATGCTGTCTTAGGCATGTATCACGATCAAGTCCTTCCTGTATTGAAATACAAAGGCTTTGGTCGTTCAGTAAACATCACTCTTGGTCTACCCTTTATAAGGACATCGGTTGATCATGGCACTGCGATTGATCTTGCTGGCACAGGCCAAGCAGACTTTGGCAGCTTTGAGACAGCGCTGGCGTACGCAATAGACTTAGTAGAGAGCAGACAATGA
- the rsmA gene encoding 16S rRNA (adenine(1518)-N(6)/adenine(1519)-N(6))-dimethyltransferase RsmA, with translation MRNDVHLGHKARKRFGQNFLNDPYIIDGIVSSINPRPGQNLVEIGPGLGAITEPVGKEVDKFTVIELDRDLAQRLRTHPDLADKLTIHEGDAMRFDFTQLVKPNNKLRIFGNLPYNISTPLMFHLFEFHKDIQDMHFMLQKEVVNRLAAGPGSKAYGRLTVMAQYYCKVVPVLEVPPTAFVPPPKVDSAVVRLVPYEELPYPATSLKWLDRVCREGFNQRRKTVRNCYKALMSAETLEELGVNPSMRPENLTLQQFVDMANWLDANHG, from the coding sequence ATGAGAAATGATGTCCACTTAGGGCACAAGGCCAGAAAACGCTTTGGTCAGAACTTCCTGAACGATCCGTACATCATCGATGGTATCGTATCTTCAATTAACCCAAGACCGGGCCAAAACCTGGTTGAGATCGGTCCGGGTCTTGGCGCGATTACTGAGCCAGTGGGTAAAGAAGTCGACAAGTTTACGGTTATCGAACTCGACCGTGACTTGGCACAGCGTCTGCGTACTCACCCAGATCTTGCTGACAAGCTAACGATTCACGAAGGCGATGCAATGCGTTTTGACTTCACTCAGCTGGTGAAGCCAAACAACAAACTGCGTATCTTTGGTAACCTACCATATAACATCTCTACGCCTTTGATGTTCCACCTATTTGAATTCCATAAAGACATTCAAGACATGCACTTTATGCTTCAAAAAGAAGTAGTTAACCGTCTAGCAGCAGGGCCAGGCAGTAAAGCTTATGGCCGTCTAACGGTCATGGCGCAGTACTACTGTAAAGTGGTACCTGTACTTGAAGTTCCGCCAACAGCATTCGTGCCGCCGCCGAAAGTTGACTCAGCGGTTGTGCGCCTAGTGCCTTACGAGGAGCTACCGTACCCAGCAACCAGCCTTAAATGGCTCGATCGCGTATGTCGCGAAGGCTTCAACCAGCGTCGTAAGACCGTGCGTAACTGCTATAAAGCACTCATGTCGGCAGAAACCCTGGAAGAGCTTGGTGTGAACCCATCAATGCGCCCAGAGAACCTGACGCTGCAACAGTTTGTTGACATGGCAAACTGGCTCGACGCCAACCATGGATAA
- the apaG gene encoding Co2+/Mg2+ efflux protein ApaG: protein MESTTPCIKCQVHTKYVEEQSDPDNNRYVFAYIITIKNLSQETVQLISRRWLITDANGKQLTVEGDGVVGQQPVIEKNDEYTYTSGTAIETPLGVMQGHYIMLDANGKQFTAEIEPFRLAIPNILN from the coding sequence ATGGAGTCGACCACGCCATGCATTAAATGCCAAGTACACACTAAGTACGTTGAAGAACAATCCGATCCAGACAACAACCGTTATGTTTTTGCCTACATCATTACTATCAAAAATCTAAGTCAGGAAACGGTTCAACTGATAAGCCGACGTTGGCTCATTACCGATGCCAATGGCAAACAGCTTACCGTAGAGGGCGACGGTGTCGTGGGTCAGCAGCCAGTGATAGAGAAAAATGATGAGTATACCTACACCAGCGGTACCGCGATCGAAACGCCACTCGGCGTGATGCAAGGGCACTACATCATGCTAGATGCCAACGGCAAACAGTTTACCGCCGAAATTGAGCCATTCCGCTTAGCCATTCCCAACATACTGAATTAA
- the apaH gene encoding bis(5'-nucleosyl)-tetraphosphatase (symmetrical) ApaH: MANYIVGDIQGCLDELQLLLASVSFNPQQDTIWFAGDLVARGPKSLETLRYVKSLGDAAKVCLGNHDLHLLAVSLGVHKTKPKDKTLPILEASDRDELLNWLRQQPLLLEHDEFVVCHAGISPQWTLKQAKKCAKKVAKKLRGDDWQSLIKNMYSNEPDAWSSELKGIERLRYTINAYTRMRFCFPDGRLDMGCKLPPSEVNPSEYVPWFALPSREPLSKTVIFGHWAALGGYVSEEVIGLDTGCVWGGELTMIRWEDKALFSQPAL, encoded by the coding sequence GTGGCCAACTACATTGTCGGAGACATTCAAGGCTGTCTCGATGAACTGCAGCTTTTATTAGCTAGCGTTAGCTTTAACCCGCAACAAGATACCATTTGGTTCGCTGGCGATCTCGTCGCAAGAGGACCAAAGTCTTTAGAAACACTTAGGTATGTTAAATCACTAGGAGATGCGGCTAAGGTTTGTTTAGGCAACCACGATTTACATCTTCTTGCGGTGTCTTTAGGCGTTCACAAAACAAAGCCAAAGGACAAAACGTTACCCATCCTCGAAGCGAGCGACAGAGACGAGTTACTTAACTGGCTAAGACAACAACCATTATTGCTTGAACATGATGAGTTTGTCGTTTGTCATGCGGGGATCTCACCACAATGGACACTGAAACAAGCGAAGAAATGCGCAAAAAAGGTAGCAAAAAAGCTACGCGGAGACGATTGGCAGTCACTGATCAAAAACATGTATAGCAACGAGCCGGACGCCTGGTCTTCTGAACTCAAAGGGATTGAGCGACTTCGCTATACCATCAATGCTTACACCCGAATGCGATTTTGTTTTCCTGATGGTCGCTTAGACATGGGTTGCAAGCTCCCTCCTTCAGAAGTAAATCCGAGTGAATATGTACCCTGGTTTGCCCTACCATCACGTGAGCCACTGAGTAAAACTGTGATTTTTGGTCATTGGGCAGCGCTGGGTGGTTATGTCAGCGAAGAGGTCATAGGGCTTGATACCGGCTGTGTATGGGGTGGGGAACTGACCATGATCCGCTGGGAAGACAAAGCGCTATTTAGTCAGCCTGCGCTGTAA
- the folA gene encoding type 3 dihydrofolate reductase produces MIISMIAAMADNRIIGKDNQMPWHLPADFAWFKRCTMGKPVIMGRKTYESIGRPLPGRRNIVVSRNSELSIEGVDTVTSLEQALELVSDVEEAMIIGGGSFYSHCLPMANKLYLTHIDAKLDGDTQFPDWGEGWQQSHSEHYSADEKNAYNMEFVVLER; encoded by the coding sequence ATGATCATCAGTATGATAGCCGCTATGGCAGACAATCGTATCATTGGTAAGGACAACCAAATGCCGTGGCATTTACCGGCTGATTTTGCTTGGTTTAAGCGCTGCACGATGGGTAAGCCTGTGATTATGGGTCGTAAGACTTATGAGTCTATCGGACGCCCACTACCGGGGCGTCGCAATATTGTTGTGAGTCGTAACAGTGAGCTGTCTATCGAAGGTGTGGATACGGTGACCTCGCTTGAACAGGCATTGGAGCTGGTTAGCGATGTCGAAGAAGCGATGATCATTGGTGGCGGTAGCTTCTATAGTCACTGTCTTCCGATGGCAAATAAACTGTATCTGACCCATATTGATGCCAAGCTTGATGGAGATACGCAATTTCCTGACTGGGGAGAAGGTTGGCAGCAGAGCCATAGTGAGCATTACAGTGCGGATGAAAAAAATGCCTACAACATGGAGTTTGTGGTGTTAGAGCGTTAA
- a CDS encoding threonine/serine exporter family protein, with product MMELLLALLNDMFFAAIPAVGFALVFNVPQNALAYCAIGGAIGHGSRFLMMHYGVPIEWATFFAATLVGMIGVHWSHKFLAHPKVFTVAALIPMVPGVFAFKAMIAMVEINHLGYTPELLATLLENFLKAMFIIAGLAVGLAMPGLLFYRRRPIV from the coding sequence ATGATGGAACTGCTACTCGCTCTACTTAATGATATGTTTTTTGCCGCCATACCAGCGGTGGGTTTTGCTCTGGTATTTAACGTGCCGCAAAATGCGTTGGCGTACTGCGCTATTGGTGGCGCGATCGGTCATGGCTCGCGTTTTTTAATGATGCATTACGGGGTGCCGATTGAGTGGGCGACCTTTTTTGCCGCAACTCTGGTTGGTATGATTGGTGTGCATTGGTCTCATAAGTTTTTGGCTCATCCAAAAGTGTTCACAGTCGCCGCTTTGATCCCTATGGTGCCAGGTGTATTTGCTTTCAAAGCCATGATTGCGATGGTGGAGATCAATCACTTAGGCTACACCCCAGAGCTGCTAGCAACGCTTCTTGAGAACTTTTTGAAGGCGATGTTCATTATCGCAGGACTCGCGGTTGGTCTTGCGATGCCAGGGCTGTTATTCTACCGCCGTCGCCCAATCGTCTAA
- a CDS encoding threonine/serine exporter family protein has translation MAPNQRAVSRLIAQAGQMLLAHGAESTLVGHITHRIGKAAGMDEVEVSLSASSLVVTTVYNEHCVTTARRSPDRGLNMRVVTQIQRICIMMEKGILDYQLAQKKLNQISPERYNRWLVVVMIGLSCAAFSRLAGGDWAVFGMTFLASGLGMIVRQEFGHRHFNPLLNFAITAFVTTLISAQAVIYGIGDKPQLVMASSVLMLVPGFPLINSVADMLKGYINMGIARFVMASLLTLATCLGIVGAMSITNVLGWVQ, from the coding sequence ATGGCACCTAATCAAAGAGCAGTCTCTCGGCTGATTGCTCAAGCAGGCCAAATGCTGTTAGCTCATGGCGCTGAAAGCACCCTGGTTGGTCACATTACACATCGAATCGGCAAAGCAGCGGGCATGGATGAAGTGGAAGTATCGCTCTCTGCTAGCTCTCTAGTCGTCACTACTGTTTACAACGAACATTGCGTCACCACGGCACGTCGAAGCCCAGATCGCGGCTTGAATATGCGGGTCGTTACGCAGATTCAGCGCATCTGCATCATGATGGAAAAGGGCATTCTCGACTATCAACTGGCTCAAAAAAAGCTTAACCAAATCAGCCCAGAACGTTACAACCGCTGGTTAGTGGTGGTGATGATAGGTCTTTCTTGTGCTGCTTTTAGCCGCTTAGCCGGAGGAGATTGGGCGGTGTTTGGTATGACCTTTTTAGCGTCTGGCTTGGGCATGATTGTGCGTCAGGAGTTTGGTCATCGTCACTTCAATCCGCTACTCAATTTCGCGATCACTGCTTTTGTCACTACGCTCATCTCCGCACAAGCCGTGATTTATGGAATCGGAGACAAGCCACAGTTAGTGATGGCCTCTTCGGTACTGATGTTGGTGCCTGGTTTTCCGCTGATTAACTCGGTGGCCGATATGCTCAAAGGCTACATTAATATGGGGATTGCCCGCTTTGTGATGGCAAGCTTACTAACGCTCGCGACCTGTTTAGGTATCGTTGGTGCGATGAGCATTACCAACGTATTAGGGTGGGTACAGTAA